A section of the Humulus lupulus chromosome 2, drHumLupu1.1, whole genome shotgun sequence genome encodes:
- the LOC133817461 gene encoding putative E3 ubiquitin-protein ligase RING1a isoform X3 yields the protein MPAQKRCSPGNSHDDDDGDAEPTLHPRPKQSRPEPHPKDDLELLLRRHEEQGLDEETEEEVEEEQVKQQALEDDDGDDDDEDEEDSEGTPSSSSQLKPDFVFVKLPEIRKDVQCPICLGIIKKTRTVMECLHRFCRECIDKSMRMGNNECPACRTHCASRRSLRDDPNYDALIAVLYPDIEKKHYSLSLFQELAFHEEEKTRNKQIQASIAQIFQRQSEALIKRRTLGKDTPDTYTARTQRIHRNSYSRRRSSRAVELQGSEDNEDGNDNNIGKGESSNDESRIETRHRRRKRQAGTRSSQPSSSVANSDGNTENDLEMNGEKRGISPGIAWNSEILAWGRGGARSNTRHGSAGGFNNKSSRNTRLSKLVDYLRSLEENSDELELHLVLISLDKQSTPSLQQSHLCCRPSLSVKHLCEERG from the exons ATGCCTGCCCAGAAGCGCTGTTCGCCGGGAAATTCCCACGATGACGACGACGGTGATGCAGAGCCCACGCTTCATCCCAGGCCCAAGCAATCTCGGCCCGAACCTCACCCTAAGGACGACCTGGAACTTCTTTTACGACGCCATGAAGAACAAGGACTTGATGAGGAAActgaagaagaagtagaagaagaacAAGTGAAACAACAAGCGTTGGAAGACGACGACGGCGACGATGATGATGAGGATGAAGAGG ATTCTGAGGGAACTCCATCTTCGAGCTCTCAGCTAAAACCAGA TTTTGTCTTTGTAAAACTGCCAGAAATACGTAAGGATGTGCAATGTCCGATTTGTCTAG GTATTATTAAGAAAACACGAACTGTAATGGAATGCCTACACAGGTTTTGCAGGGAATGCATTGACAAATCAATGCGAATGGG GAACAATGAGTGTCCTGCTTGCCGGACACATTGTGCCAGTCGACGATCCCTGAGAGATGATCCAAACTATGATGCCCTTATTGCAGTTTTATATCCAGATATTGAGAA AAAGCATTATTCACTGTCACTTTTTCAGGAATTAGCATTTCACGAAGAGGAGAAGACTCGAAATAAGCAG ATCCAAGCATCAATTGCCCAAATATTTCAAAGACAATCAGAAGCTCTAATTAAGAGACGCACACTTGGGAAAGACACACCAGATACATATACAGCAAGGACACAACGCATTCATCGAAATTCTTATTCAAGGAGAAGAAGTAGCCGAGCTGTTGAGCTTCAAGGATCTGAAGACAATGAGGATGGAAATGATAACAATATAGGCAAAGGTGAATCTTCCAATGATGAGAGTCGTATAGAAACCAGACATAGACGACGCAAGAGACAAGCAGGTACTCGGTCTTCTCAGCCTTCATCATCAGTGGCCAATTCAGATGGAAACACTGAAAATGACTTGGAGATGAATGGAGAGAAACGGGGAATTTCTCCTGGTATTGCATGGAACTCTGAAATACTTGCTTGGGGAAGGGGTGGTGCTCGTAGTAACACTCGTCATGGAAGTGCTGGTGGTTTCAACAATAAAAGTTCCCGAAACACTCGTTTATCCAAATTGGTTGATTACCTTCGGAGCTTAGAGGAAAACAGTGATGAG TTAGAATTACATCTCGTGCTGATTTCTCTGGACAAACAGAGTACGCCCAGTTTGCAGCAGTCTCACCTTTGCTGTCGGCCAAGTTTGTCTGTTAAACACCTATGTGAA GAAAGAGGGTGA
- the LOC133817461 gene encoding putative E3 ubiquitin-protein ligase RING1a isoform X1 has product MPAQKRCSPGNSHDDDDGDAEPTLHPRPKQSRPEPHPKDDLELLLRRHEEQGLDEETEEEVEEEQVKQQALEDDDGDDDDEDEEDSEGTPSSSSQLKPDFVFVKLPEIRKDVQCPICLGIIKKTRTVMECLHRFCRECIDKSMRMGNNECPACRTHCASRRSLRDDPNYDALIAVLYPDIEKKHYSLSLFQELAFHEEEKTRNKQIQASIAQIFQRQSEALIKRRTLGKDTPDTYTARTQRIHRNSYSRRRSSRAVELQGSEDNEDGNDNNIGKGESSNDESRIETRHRRRKRQAGTRSSQPSSSVANSDGNTENDLEMNGEKRGISPGIAWNSEILAWGRGGARSNTRHGSAGGFNNKSSRNTRLSKLVDYLRSLEENSDELELHLVLISLDKQSTPSLQQSHLCCRPSLSVKHLCEYVARQTPLKAEEVEFLVVKGQQPLPKDDKTTSDTDSTSLVVVDPCRDDLQVLEAEETLAGVKAHCSPSPGNLILGYRRKGVF; this is encoded by the exons ATGCCTGCCCAGAAGCGCTGTTCGCCGGGAAATTCCCACGATGACGACGACGGTGATGCAGAGCCCACGCTTCATCCCAGGCCCAAGCAATCTCGGCCCGAACCTCACCCTAAGGACGACCTGGAACTTCTTTTACGACGCCATGAAGAACAAGGACTTGATGAGGAAActgaagaagaagtagaagaagaacAAGTGAAACAACAAGCGTTGGAAGACGACGACGGCGACGATGATGATGAGGATGAAGAGG ATTCTGAGGGAACTCCATCTTCGAGCTCTCAGCTAAAACCAGA TTTTGTCTTTGTAAAACTGCCAGAAATACGTAAGGATGTGCAATGTCCGATTTGTCTAG GTATTATTAAGAAAACACGAACTGTAATGGAATGCCTACACAGGTTTTGCAGGGAATGCATTGACAAATCAATGCGAATGGG GAACAATGAGTGTCCTGCTTGCCGGACACATTGTGCCAGTCGACGATCCCTGAGAGATGATCCAAACTATGATGCCCTTATTGCAGTTTTATATCCAGATATTGAGAA AAAGCATTATTCACTGTCACTTTTTCAGGAATTAGCATTTCACGAAGAGGAGAAGACTCGAAATAAGCAG ATCCAAGCATCAATTGCCCAAATATTTCAAAGACAATCAGAAGCTCTAATTAAGAGACGCACACTTGGGAAAGACACACCAGATACATATACAGCAAGGACACAACGCATTCATCGAAATTCTTATTCAAGGAGAAGAAGTAGCCGAGCTGTTGAGCTTCAAGGATCTGAAGACAATGAGGATGGAAATGATAACAATATAGGCAAAGGTGAATCTTCCAATGATGAGAGTCGTATAGAAACCAGACATAGACGACGCAAGAGACAAGCAGGTACTCGGTCTTCTCAGCCTTCATCATCAGTGGCCAATTCAGATGGAAACACTGAAAATGACTTGGAGATGAATGGAGAGAAACGGGGAATTTCTCCTGGTATTGCATGGAACTCTGAAATACTTGCTTGGGGAAGGGGTGGTGCTCGTAGTAACACTCGTCATGGAAGTGCTGGTGGTTTCAACAATAAAAGTTCCCGAAACACTCGTTTATCCAAATTGGTTGATTACCTTCGGAGCTTAGAGGAAAACAGTGATGAG TTAGAATTACATCTCGTGCTGATTTCTCTGGACAAACAGAGTACGCCCAGTTTGCAGCAGTCTCACCTTTGCTGTCGGCCAAGTTTGTCTGTTAAACACCTATGTGAA TATGTCGCACGTCAGACACCTTTGAAAGCCGAAGAAGTCGAATTTTTGGTGGTTAAAGGACAACAACCCCTCCCCAAAGATGACAAAACAACCTCAGATACAGATTCAACGTCCCTGGTGGTGGTTGATCCATGCAGAGATGACCTGCAAGTTTTGGAAGCAGAAGAAACTTTGGCTGGGGTCAAAGCCCATTGCAGTCCGAGTCCGGGCAATTTG ATACTCGGGTATCGGCGGAAGGGAGTCTTTTAA
- the LOC133817461 gene encoding putative E3 ubiquitin-protein ligase RING1a isoform X2, whose product MPAQKRCSPGNSHDDDDGDAEPTLHPRPKQSRPEPHPKDDLELLLRRHEEQGLDEETEEEVEEEQVKQQALEDDDGDDDDEDEEDSEGTPSSSSQLKPDFVFVKLPEIRKDVQCPICLGIIKKTRTVMECLHRFCRECIDKSMRMGNNECPACRTHCASRRSLRDDPNYDALIAVLYPDIEKYEEEELAFHEEEKTRNKQIQASIAQIFQRQSEALIKRRTLGKDTPDTYTARTQRIHRNSYSRRRSSRAVELQGSEDNEDGNDNNIGKGESSNDESRIETRHRRRKRQAGTRSSQPSSSVANSDGNTENDLEMNGEKRGISPGIAWNSEILAWGRGGARSNTRHGSAGGFNNKSSRNTRLSKLVDYLRSLEENSDELELHLVLISLDKQSTPSLQQSHLCCRPSLSVKHLCEYVARQTPLKAEEVEFLVVKGQQPLPKDDKTTSDTDSTSLVVVDPCRDDLQVLEAEETLAGVKAHCSPSPGNLILGYRRKGVF is encoded by the exons ATGCCTGCCCAGAAGCGCTGTTCGCCGGGAAATTCCCACGATGACGACGACGGTGATGCAGAGCCCACGCTTCATCCCAGGCCCAAGCAATCTCGGCCCGAACCTCACCCTAAGGACGACCTGGAACTTCTTTTACGACGCCATGAAGAACAAGGACTTGATGAGGAAActgaagaagaagtagaagaagaacAAGTGAAACAACAAGCGTTGGAAGACGACGACGGCGACGATGATGATGAGGATGAAGAGG ATTCTGAGGGAACTCCATCTTCGAGCTCTCAGCTAAAACCAGA TTTTGTCTTTGTAAAACTGCCAGAAATACGTAAGGATGTGCAATGTCCGATTTGTCTAG GTATTATTAAGAAAACACGAACTGTAATGGAATGCCTACACAGGTTTTGCAGGGAATGCATTGACAAATCAATGCGAATGGG GAACAATGAGTGTCCTGCTTGCCGGACACATTGTGCCAGTCGACGATCCCTGAGAGATGATCCAAACTATGATGCCCTTATTGCAGTTTTATATCCAGATATTGAGAAGTATGAGGAGGAG GAATTAGCATTTCACGAAGAGGAGAAGACTCGAAATAAGCAG ATCCAAGCATCAATTGCCCAAATATTTCAAAGACAATCAGAAGCTCTAATTAAGAGACGCACACTTGGGAAAGACACACCAGATACATATACAGCAAGGACACAACGCATTCATCGAAATTCTTATTCAAGGAGAAGAAGTAGCCGAGCTGTTGAGCTTCAAGGATCTGAAGACAATGAGGATGGAAATGATAACAATATAGGCAAAGGTGAATCTTCCAATGATGAGAGTCGTATAGAAACCAGACATAGACGACGCAAGAGACAAGCAGGTACTCGGTCTTCTCAGCCTTCATCATCAGTGGCCAATTCAGATGGAAACACTGAAAATGACTTGGAGATGAATGGAGAGAAACGGGGAATTTCTCCTGGTATTGCATGGAACTCTGAAATACTTGCTTGGGGAAGGGGTGGTGCTCGTAGTAACACTCGTCATGGAAGTGCTGGTGGTTTCAACAATAAAAGTTCCCGAAACACTCGTTTATCCAAATTGGTTGATTACCTTCGGAGCTTAGAGGAAAACAGTGATGAG TTAGAATTACATCTCGTGCTGATTTCTCTGGACAAACAGAGTACGCCCAGTTTGCAGCAGTCTCACCTTTGCTGTCGGCCAAGTTTGTCTGTTAAACACCTATGTGAA TATGTCGCACGTCAGACACCTTTGAAAGCCGAAGAAGTCGAATTTTTGGTGGTTAAAGGACAACAACCCCTCCCCAAAGATGACAAAACAACCTCAGATACAGATTCAACGTCCCTGGTGGTGGTTGATCCATGCAGAGATGACCTGCAAGTTTTGGAAGCAGAAGAAACTTTGGCTGGGGTCAAAGCCCATTGCAGTCCGAGTCCGGGCAATTTG ATACTCGGGTATCGGCGGAAGGGAGTCTTTTAA